In Candidatus Contubernalis alkalaceticus, the following proteins share a genomic window:
- a CDS encoding PAS domain S-box protein, with the protein MGIDKNKDFYSLTNNIIWGTQFCLFYRSKEELIEILAPYFNAGLKDDCICLWVIPSLLTPREAENTLAQAIPDFLQYVGKGQIRIVPYGTWDFEQGAVSFSEAIHELKNHLENCSHKNFTRVQVAVIYNSAGEQLEKESKEYDIFFQEIAKKYKTKTVCSYALDRLDVLDILSIAFKYPGVLMKSKGIWNFFQSDELEKVQNRLVDEKSFSQAIIDTIDGLVIILDSLGNIIRYNLATERIIGCHLKEVQGKPVLDLLLLLLSPEDKQEVEAAVNTLRDGKSLKNENWLLSKEGKKHLIKWSGRHFWDSGGSLKYIICSGIDITEWKQAEDELRKSEAWFRALYEKAAMGIGICDLEGKLLTVNPAVCRMLGYEEEELRGEFFNKFTHPEDVQRNRELRQMMVKVDSQDYFCMEKRYYKKDGQMIWVRLTATLVRDREGRPQFTIEMLEDITNNKATEEALRDSEQRYRLLVDLLPDAVFILQKREIVYANQAAADLTGAKSPEELLEKNAKTFLSPDFWEKIRGEINNISEEQREASMLQEQLSLPNGRAVDVEAFINSIMYKGRPSNLLVLRNVTKRKKMEEEFFKASKLESLGLLAGGIAHDFNNILSIILGNISLARLYQGQKEKMSQKLKEIEKATVMAKELTHQLHTFARGGEPLITTVSVEELVHDAASLILSGSNVRCQYSFPRNLYMVEVDQGQIKQVINNIIINALQAMPDGGTIYIWAENAVIEGRGHDSRVPLKNGPYVRVFIRDEGMGIPKEQRQKIFDPFFTTKEKGSGLGLATSYAIIKRHGGLISVDSEVGVGTTFYIYLPASTLKEEGTQVEKDDNDISQRRGSVLVMDDEEMLREVIGEMLSLIGYEAVFARDGAEAVDLYQSYLGAGHIFDAVIIDLTIPGGMGGKQTIQKLLEIDPKVKAIVTSGYYDDPVVSNYKEYGFKGFVLKPYIIEDLAEVLDQVQK; encoded by the coding sequence ATGGGTATTGATAAAAATAAGGATTTTTACAGTTTGACCAATAACATTATTTGGGGAACGCAGTTTTGTCTGTTTTACCGCAGTAAAGAGGAACTTATTGAAATATTGGCCCCTTATTTTAATGCTGGGTTAAAGGACGATTGTATATGTTTATGGGTAATCCCTTCATTATTAACCCCCAGGGAAGCTGAAAACACATTGGCACAGGCTATTCCTGATTTTCTTCAATATGTAGGTAAAGGACAGATAAGAATTGTTCCCTATGGAACCTGGGACTTTGAACAGGGAGCAGTTTCTTTTAGTGAGGCAATTCATGAATTAAAAAATCACCTGGAGAATTGTTCTCACAAGAATTTTACCCGGGTGCAGGTGGCTGTGATTTATAATTCTGCGGGGGAGCAGCTGGAAAAAGAGAGTAAAGAGTATGATATTTTTTTTCAGGAAATTGCAAAAAAATACAAAACAAAAACTGTTTGTAGTTATGCTCTGGATCGTTTAGATGTTCTAGATATTTTATCAATAGCTTTTAAATATCCCGGGGTATTGATGAAGAGCAAGGGGATTTGGAATTTTTTTCAAAGTGATGAATTAGAAAAAGTGCAGAACCGGTTGGTGGATGAAAAAAGCTTCAGTCAAGCTATAATTGACACTATTGACGGTTTGGTTATTATTTTAGATTCCCTGGGAAACATTATCAGGTATAACCTGGCCACGGAAAGAATTATAGGTTGCCATTTAAAGGAAGTGCAGGGGAAACCTGTTTTGGATTTGTTGCTGCTGCTGTTATCGCCGGAAGATAAGCAGGAAGTTGAAGCAGCTGTTAATACATTAAGGGATGGAAAATCCTTAAAAAATGAAAACTGGTTGTTATCTAAAGAAGGGAAAAAACACCTTATTAAGTGGTCAGGTAGACATTTTTGGGACAGCGGGGGTTCTCTTAAATATATAATTTGTTCGGGTATTGACATCACTGAATGGAAGCAGGCAGAGGATGAACTGCGTAAGAGTGAAGCCTGGTTTAGAGCTTTATATGAAAAAGCAGCCATGGGAATTGGCATTTGCGATCTCGAAGGAAAATTGCTTACGGTAAACCCTGCTGTCTGTCGAATGTTGGGGTATGAGGAGGAGGAACTTAGGGGTGAATTTTTTAATAAGTTTACTCATCCAGAGGATGTTCAAAGAAACCGGGAACTTAGGCAGATGATGGTTAAGGTTGATAGTCAGGATTATTTTTGTATGGAAAAGCGTTATTATAAAAAGGATGGGCAGATGATCTGGGTACGGCTGACAGCAACTCTTGTCCGGGACCGGGAGGGCCGTCCTCAGTTTACCATAGAGATGTTAGAGGATATTACCAATAACAAGGCAACGGAGGAGGCGCTGCGGGACAGCGAACAGCGTTATCGCCTGTTGGTGGATTTATTGCCTGATGCAGTGTTTATTTTGCAGAAGAGGGAGATAGTCTATGCAAATCAGGCTGCTGCCGACCTGACCGGGGCAAAAAGCCCGGAAGAACTTCTGGAAAAAAATGCAAAAACTTTTCTTTCCCCGGATTTTTGGGAAAAAATACGGGGGGAAATAAATAACATATCTGAAGAACAAAGAGAGGCAAGCATGCTCCAGGAACAGCTCTCCCTTCCCAACGGAAGAGCAGTGGATGTGGAGGCTTTCATAAATTCCATTATGTATAAAGGTAGACCATCTAATTTACTGGTTTTGAGAAATGTTACCAAGCGTAAAAAAATGGAAGAAGAATTTTTTAAAGCCAGTAAACTTGAATCCCTGGGACTGTTAGCCGGGGGCATCGCCCATGATTTTAATAATATTTTGTCCATCATTTTAGGTAATATTTCCCTGGCCAGGTTGTACCAAGGGCAGAAAGAGAAGATGTCACAAAAGTTAAAAGAAATTGAAAAAGCTACAGTCATGGCTAAAGAGCTAACTCACCAGCTTCATACCTTTGCCAGGGGAGGAGAGCCGTTAATAACGACTGTATCTGTTGAGGAATTGGTTCATGATGCAGCCAGCTTAATTTTAAGTGGTTCTAATGTGCGATGCCAGTATTCTTTCCCTAGAAACCTTTATATGGTAGAGGTGGATCAGGGGCAGATCAAGCAGGTTATAAACAACATAATTATAAATGCTTTACAGGCCATGCCCGACGGGGGCACCATCTACATATGGGCTGAGAATGCGGTAATTGAAGGAAGGGGCCATGACAGCAGGGTTCCTTTAAAAAATGGGCCCTATGTAAGGGTCTTTATCCGGGATGAAGGGATGGGAATTCCCAAAGAGCAGCGGCAGAAAATTTTCGATCCCTTCTTTACTACCAAAGAGAAGGGAAGCGGCCTGGGGTTGGCCACTTCCTACGCTATAATTAAACGGCATGGAGGGCTTATCTCCGTAGATTCCGAAGTGGGTGTCGGTACCACCTTCTATATTTATCTTCCGGCTTCTACCCTTAAGGAGGAAGGAACGCAGGTAGAAAAAGATGATAATGATATCTCCCAACGCCGGGGTAGTGTTCTGGTGATGGATGACGAGGAGATGCTCAGGGAGGTGATAGGGGAAATGCTCTCTCTAATCGGTTATGAGGCGGTTTTTGCCCGGGATGGTGCAGAAGCGGTAGATCTGTACCAAAGTTATCTGGGTGCCGGACATATTTTTGATGCGGTGATTATAGATTTAACTATACCCGGTGGAATGGGAGGCAAGCAGACGATTCAAAAATTACTGGAAATTGATCCCAAGGTTAAGGCTATTGTTACCAGCGGTTATTATGATGACCCGGTAGTATCTAATTATAAGGAATATGGTTTTAAGGGTTTTGTCCTTAAACCTTATATTATTGAGGACCTGGCGGAAGTACTGGACCAGGTCCAAAAGTAA